The proteins below come from a single Gordonia pseudamarae genomic window:
- a CDS encoding type II toxin-antitoxin system VapC family toxin — protein sequence MIRTHLRGLIDTNIIIHLERLPKDSLPGEVLISTVTLAELSAGIHQTEDPLERALRVARLQRTEAMFDPLPFDAEAARRYGLIAAGVVAVGRKPRRRSADLMIASVASARRLPLFTTNPDDFIGTEGAVTVVPVSRPDEA from the coding sequence ATGATCCGCACGCATCTACGTGGTTTGATAGACACCAACATCATCATCCATCTGGAGCGGTTGCCAAAGGATTCGCTCCCCGGTGAGGTCCTGATCAGCACCGTAACTCTGGCCGAACTGTCAGCAGGCATTCACCAAACCGAGGATCCACTCGAGCGAGCGCTTCGTGTCGCTCGATTGCAACGGACCGAGGCCATGTTTGATCCCTTGCCGTTCGATGCCGAGGCAGCACGTCGGTACGGATTGATCGCCGCAGGCGTGGTCGCCGTCGGTCGTAAACCTCGACGACGTTCCGCCGACCTCATGATCGCCTCGGTTGCCTCCGCACGGCGGTTGCCACTGTTCACCACCAACCCCGACGACTTCATCGGAACTGAAGGGGCTGTCACGGTAGTTCCGGTCTCACGCCCCGACGAGGCTTGA
- a CDS encoding ABC transporter substrate-binding protein: MRSLRSVCLAVAALLIVAGCGGDDPGPERLRYAYGFSPVAALSPYSDDAATTYGIGATESLVFLDPDGTAKPRLAESWTQINSTTWNFVIRDGVRFHDGTAMTARAVADSLTHAVKAEPQPRALTGIEMSVAVVDDKTVAITTKEPDPVLVSRMSSPELVILAEGAYSNPNQPSPVGMGTGPYQITKLDGTSGATLAAFDDYWGGDPGFEGVDVSFVADGDSRSSALKAGQVDVAFSLPASKLRTFSADELIAVPLPRTVALHLTQSSPVFSDPGARETARAAIDELDFAATVYDGFADDADGLFAPKVSTWAANRPATRFPNSTAVKGKSVSLATFSNRPEMSEMATVIADTWRSVGLDVKVTVGDYDQLEGDFLSGKFDAVIMSRSYGYDNPDPIGYLQSDFGCAGSYNISRFCDRTIDADLADAATKTDAAARYRVAVDVEHRLLSTVAVIPLIHDRTQFGIGKGLTGLAEDPWERAVITVDTKFD; this comes from the coding sequence ATGCGTTCCTTGCGTTCGGTTTGTCTTGCTGTCGCCGCACTCCTGATCGTCGCCGGTTGCGGTGGTGACGATCCCGGTCCTGAGCGACTGCGTTACGCCTACGGTTTCTCCCCGGTCGCGGCGCTGTCCCCGTACAGCGACGACGCCGCCACCACCTACGGAATCGGTGCCACCGAATCGCTGGTGTTCCTTGATCCCGACGGCACAGCGAAGCCGCGACTCGCCGAGAGTTGGACTCAGATCAATTCCACCACTTGGAATTTCGTCATCCGCGACGGGGTGAGATTTCACGACGGCACCGCGATGACCGCGCGGGCTGTCGCTGATTCGCTCACCCACGCCGTTAAGGCAGAACCTCAGCCGCGGGCACTGACCGGAATCGAGATGTCGGTCGCCGTCGTCGACGACAAGACGGTGGCGATCACCACCAAGGAGCCCGACCCGGTGCTGGTGTCGCGGATGTCCTCGCCCGAGCTGGTGATTCTCGCCGAAGGTGCCTACTCGAACCCGAACCAACCGAGCCCGGTCGGCATGGGTACCGGCCCGTACCAGATCACCAAACTTGACGGCACCAGCGGTGCCACCCTCGCTGCCTTCGATGACTATTGGGGCGGTGATCCGGGCTTCGAGGGTGTCGACGTCAGCTTCGTCGCCGATGGTGATTCGCGGTCATCGGCGCTGAAGGCCGGCCAGGTGGATGTGGCGTTCAGCCTGCCCGCGTCGAAACTGCGGACTTTCTCCGCCGACGAGCTGATCGCGGTGCCGTTGCCGCGCACGGTGGCGCTGCACCTGACGCAGTCCTCGCCGGTGTTCTCCGATCCCGGCGCGCGGGAGACCGCCCGCGCCGCCATCGACGAACTCGATTTCGCCGCCACCGTCTACGACGGTTTCGCCGACGACGCCGACGGCCTGTTCGCACCGAAGGTGTCGACGTGGGCGGCGAACCGGCCCGCGACGCGCTTCCCGAACAGCACCGCAGTCAAGGGCAAATCGGTGTCGCTGGCGACGTTCTCCAACCGCCCGGAGATGTCCGAGATGGCCACCGTCATCGCCGACACGTGGCGGTCGGTGGGCTTGGACGTCAAAGTCACCGTCGGTGACTACGACCAGCTCGAAGGCGATTTCCTGTCCGGCAAGTTCGACGCGGTGATCATGAGCCGCTCCTACGGCTACGACAATCCCGATCCGATCGGCTACCTGCAGAGCGACTTCGGCTGCGCCGGCAGCTACAACATCAGCCGCTTCTGTGACCGCACCATCGACGCCGACCTGGCGGATGCGGCCACCAAGACCGACGCCGCCGCCCGCTACCGGGTGGCCGTGGACGTCGAGCACCGGCTGCTGTCGACGGTTGCGGTGATCCCGCTGATCCACGACCGCACCCAGTTCGGCATCGGCAAGGGGCTCACGGGTCTGGCCGAGGACCCGTGGGAACGTGCGGTGATCACCGTCGACACCAAGTTTGACTGA